A DNA window from Babylonia areolata isolate BAREFJ2019XMU chromosome 28, ASM4173473v1, whole genome shotgun sequence contains the following coding sequences:
- the LOC143301889 gene encoding MICOS complex subunit Mic10-like, protein MAGNVRSEDVLGQKWDRCVSDTMIKFASGLGLGIVFSVVFFRRRPWPVAFGAGVGLGMGYANCQHDFQNPFLQHGQKVKVTDNNSS, encoded by the exons ATGGCGGGCAACGTGAGGTCGGAGGACGTTTTGGGACAAAAATGGGATCGATGCGTCTCAGATACGATGATAAAGTTTG CTAGCGGCTTGGGGCTGGGCATCGTTTTCTCAGTTGTCTTTTTtcgaa GACGACCATGGCCCGTGGCGTTTGGAGCAGGCGTGGGACTGGGCATGGGGTATGCCAACTGCCAGCACGACTTCCAGAACCCTTTCCTTCAGCATGGACAGAAAGTGAAG gTTACAGATAACAACTCATCATAG